Genomic window (Tardiphaga sp. vice304):
CCACGACATCCTTAATGGAAGGTTAATGCGCGACCTTGGTGCAATCCATGGCTACCACTCCTGGCGAATAAATCGCCCCGGCGTTAACCCTGTGCTGGGGGTTTTGCGGTTGATTGGCGCCAGGTTCTGTCTCTTACCTGCGTACCCATGACCCTCACCTATCCGACCCAATCCCCGATACGGCGACGCCGCCGCAAGTCCCGCAGCCACCTCGTTCCGGTCATGATCGGCGCGGCACTGGCGTTCGGCGCGATCGCGCTGATCGGCTATCTCTTGTGGCCGACCTGGCAGAGCGCTCGCGCCGGCGATCCCGACCGGATCCCGGTCAGCGTCGGCGGCACGCTGTTCAACGTCGACAGCCACGCGTTTCGCCGCAAGGTGCAGAAGCACTCGGGCCCGCAGGAACGCGTCGATCTGAGCTATCTGTATCCGTCGCTGCAGGCCACCGACGTGCCACGCCATGTCAGCGTCGAGGCGTTCGAGGAGGCACCGCAGCCGATCGACCGCATCTTCCTGTCGATCTCGGCACATCATGACGTGATGTCGCCGGAGACGCGGCTGCGCACGATCTATCCGCGCTACAGCGATCAGGTCATGGCGCCGCAGGACGGACTGGCGACGCGGCCATTTCGCGATGCCACGCCCTACAGCAACGAAGACCTGTTTATCGGGAATGAGTCCGCTCTGGTGGCGCGTTGCACCCGCGACGGCAAGACGCCCGGCATGTGCCTGAGCGAACGCCGCATCAACGGCGCCGATCTCAGCTTCCGCTTCCCGCGCGCATGGCTGGCGCAATGGCGCGACGTCGGCGAAGCGATGGACACGCTGACGACGCAGCTGGCGGGTCCGCGGGGGTAGCATTGGGGGAACGGACGGCGGTCGTAACATCCCTCCCCCTTGCGGGGAGTGTCGGCCGAACGACAACGATGCGCAGCATCGTTGGAAGTGGAGGCCGGGGTGGGGGTAGCCCCACGCACCGGTTTTCCGTGGGGCTACCCCCACCCGACCGCGCTACGCGCGGCCACCCTCCCCGCAAGGGGGAGGGGAAAAGGCTCAGCCGTTGTCGACGAGGTCTTCTTCCAGGATCGCCATCTGGAACTGAAACGAGCGATCTTCGTCCTCGTCATCGACGAACAGCACGCCGATGAACTCCTCGCCGATATAAACTTCGGCCGAGTCGTCCTTTTTGGGCCGCGGCACGACGCGGAGCTTCTGGTTGCCGAACACGCGCTTGAGATAGGCGTCGAGCTTTCTGACTTCCTGAACGTCCACAGGTGTCTCCAATGCAATTGATGGGGGGTGGGCTGATGGCGAAGCTTTAATGCGAGACGACGCCCGCGGCTAGGCTGTTTGTCGAGAAATCACCAGCGCCGTTCAAGGCGGCGCGAAAATCACAGCCCGGTCGCGTTGAGCATCTGGTTCATGGTGCGCGACGGCTCGGCACAGCCGGCCTCGCCGACGATCTTGGCGGGCACCCCGGCCACGGTGACGTTGTGCGGCACCGGCTTCACGACCACCGAGCCCGCGGCGATGCGCGCGCAATGGCCGACCTCGATATTGCCGAGAATCTTGGCGCCGGCACCGATCAGCACGCCGCGGCGAATCTTCGGATGGCGATCCTCGTTCTCCTTGCCGGTGCCGCCGAGCGTGACGCCGTGCAAGATCGAGACATCGTCCTCGATCACCGCGGTCTCGCCGACGACGAAGCCGGTGGCATGATCGAGGAAGATGCCGCGGCCGATCTTCGCGGCCGGATTGATGTCGGTCTGGAACACCGCGGACGCCCGGCTCTGCAGGTACCAGGCAAAGTCCTTGCGGCCCTTGTTCAGCAGCCAGTGCGCAAGGCGATGGCACTGGATGGCGTGAAAGCCCTTGAAGTACAAAAGCGGATCGATGAAGCGCGTGGTTGCCGGATCGCGGTCGAACACCGCGACCAGATCGGCACGAAACGCATTGCCGATATCCGGCTCGTCGCGCAGCGCCTCGTCGAAGGTCTGGCGGATCAGGTCGCCCGACAGCGCAGAGTGATCGAGCCGCTCGGCGACACGATGCACCACCGAGTCTTCCAGGCGCGTATGGTTGAGCACCGTCGAATACAAAAACGACGCCAGCTCCGGCTCACGCTGCACGATGTCTTCAGCTTCGGCGCGGATCCGATCCCAGATCGGATCCAGCGTTGCCAGTTTCGTCGTCTGCGAATTAACGCTCTGCACGGCCATGATGGACTCGCAAATCTCTGTCTTTGGTCGTGCAGTATAGCACAACCAGCGGCGCTGTCGCGAAGCGCAAGGCGGCCGGATGAAACATCAGTCAACCCGAGAACACCTTCCAAGCCGTTGACTCTGCAGGCATTCCCTAATCGGACACGAATTGCCTGCGTGCAAGGCCTGCCTCCGAAATGGGCTGTCGGCCGGCCAATTCAAGGGTGGCCGGCCAGCCTCAGGGCCGGCGCGACAGAAACGCCAGCACACCTTCCTTGTAGACGCGGTCGCCGACCGCGCGCATGTGGTCGCGGTTCGGGATGTCGAGCACTTCGGAGCCCGGGATCAACTGTTGCAGCTCCTGCGCGGAGCCGGCGATCTCGTCGATGGTGCCAACCGCGATCAGGGTCGGTACCTTGATGTCGGCGGCTTCTTCCCTTGTCATCAGCCGGCGCGAGCCGCGCATGCAGGCGGCGAGCGCCAGCCGATCGGAACGGGTCTGGTCGGCGAAGGCGCGAAAGGTGCGGCCGACGGGATCGCTGACGTCGTCGAGCGAATCGGCTTCCAACGCTATCGCGACATTCTCGCCGGGACCGCCGCCGATCACCAGGCCGATGCCCAGACCGGCGATGATGGCGCTGCGGATCAGTTCCGGATTGTTCGCGGCCAGCAGCGCGGTGATGCGCGCGCCCATCGAATAGCCCATCATGTCGGCGCGGTAGATCCCCAGATGCGCCATCAGCGCGCGGACGTCACCGGCCATGAGTCCGAGATGATAGTCTTCGGGGTCATACAGTTTGGTGGACTCGCCATGGCCGCGATGATCCAGCGCGATGACCCGCTTGCCGTGTTTCTTCAGCTCGGAGACCCAGGTCGGATACACCCAGTTGACGTTCTTGCTGGAGGCAAAGCCGTGCACGAGGACGATCGGCTCGCCTTCGCCTTCATCGAGATAGGCAATCTCAACAGCGCCGTTGTGAAAACTCGGCATCCAATATTCCGTTTATGATGGTGAGGGTGTTGGGTGGTCGGCGGGAGGCACAGTTTAGCCGTGCAGCGAGGCCGCCGCCAGAGTCGGTCGCAAGGCCATTTCATGGCGCGATTGCAGCACGCGGCGCGCCTTGCGTGCTCGGGAGCGTTGCAGCCACGACCAAGTGACGCGCTCGGTCGCCGCCTTGATCGAGCAGACGAAGCCGAACAGCGTCAGCAATGCCCAGAATACCCACATCGTCATGTTGAAGGCGCCGACCGCCAGCAGGATGGCGCCGCGACCGAACATCTTGAGTATCGCGCGGGTCTGGCCGCCATTTTTCTCGGCCAGCTTGGCGATGCGCGCGACATCTTTCGGCCCCTGCGCGATGCGCAGCGTATCCATCGCGCCGCGCACGCCGGCTTTTTCGCCGACGCGGCCGGCATCCTGCGCCAGCTTGACCAGATCGCCGGCCTTGTCGCCGCGAAAGGCGGCCTTGACCGCGGTGATGGTCTTGCCCGGCCGCAGCATCGAGGCATCGGCCAGCGCACCGGTTAACGCCGGCGTATCGACGATAGTGCGAGCCGAGCGTCCCACCCAGGCCGTCAGTCCTTCGCCGAGCCGGCCGACCTTGCGGGCGTCCTTCACCAGCGACAGCCCTGCCCGCACCGGCGTGGCGCCGCCCACGGTGGCGTAAGTCGCCGCGGTGACGGCGAGCCCCGCGGCAGCCAGCCCGAGAATCAGATGATCGGCGTCCTCGCCCATCGCCAGATGCTTGCCCTCGCGGACGACGTCGCGAATGTCGCCGTAGACGAACAGGTCGCCGGCGACCGTGCCGGACATGCTGCCAATATCGTCGGCCTGCCCGGTCACGAAACCACTGGCGAATTTGGCGGCGAAATTCGACGCGGAGTTCTGCTCGGTGACGGCGTCAGCGACACGCTTGGTCACATCTGCGGACAGAGGTACCTGCCTGGCGGCGGCGAGCTCGACGAAGCTATTGGCCAGATCGGCATCCTTGGCGGCCAACGCTTCTTCGATATTGCGAGCCAGCACGCCGGGATCGGTCCGCATGGCTGCCGAAACCTGCGCGTCGGCCAGCGCGACGGGATCGTCCTGCGCCACCAGCACGGCGCCGGCGTCGCGGGCCTGCGGCAACAGCAACAGGCCGATGGTCGCGCAGACCGCAACCCCCGTCAGTGCCGTGTCGAGCCGGTATCGCATCCGCCAGTCCTGATCATGCATCCCGAGCAGAGATGGTATGCCGTTTTTTAGACACAACCGCCCCGACGAAAGAAGGGCTTC
Coding sequences:
- a CDS encoding DUF3126 family protein, with the protein product MDVQEVRKLDAYLKRVFGNQKLRVVPRPKKDDSAEVYIGEEFIGVLFVDDEDEDRSFQFQMAILEEDLVDNG
- the cysE gene encoding serine O-acetyltransferase, whose product is MAVQSVNSQTTKLATLDPIWDRIRAEAEDIVQREPELASFLYSTVLNHTRLEDSVVHRVAERLDHSALSGDLIRQTFDEALRDEPDIGNAFRADLVAVFDRDPATTRFIDPLLYFKGFHAIQCHRLAHWLLNKGRKDFAWYLQSRASAVFQTDINPAAKIGRGIFLDHATGFVVGETAVIEDDVSILHGVTLGGTGKENEDRHPKIRRGVLIGAGAKILGNIEVGHCARIAAGSVVVKPVPHNVTVAGVPAKIVGEAGCAEPSRTMNQMLNATGL
- a CDS encoding alpha/beta fold hydrolase translates to MPSFHNGAVEIAYLDEGEGEPIVLVHGFASSKNVNWVYPTWVSELKKHGKRVIALDHRGHGESTKLYDPEDYHLGLMAGDVRALMAHLGIYRADMMGYSMGARITALLAANNPELIRSAIIAGLGIGLVIGGGPGENVAIALEADSLDDVSDPVGRTFRAFADQTRSDRLALAACMRGSRRLMTREEAADIKVPTLIAVGTIDEIAGSAQELQQLIPGSEVLDIPNRDHMRAVGDRVYKEGVLAFLSRRP